A stretch of DNA from Dokdonia sp. PRO95:
CTTAGCAGGCGACTGAAGCAATCCAACGATGTCTCCAATAAGTTCTTCTCTAGATTTGATATTTACCAGACTCTCTAGTTGATCATCACCAACATAGATAGCTTCTTCAATAAATGCTCCTTTTAAAACAGGCTTTTCAGATTTCTTACGAAATTCTTTAATTACCTTAGCAGGTGCATTACCCGTCTCAGCAAACATGATTGCAGTGTTCCCCTTTAATACATTAGGAAGTTCTGCAAAATCCTTGTCTGATGCTTCCATTGCTTTTGCAAGCAATGTATTCTTAACTACTGCAAGACTTACTCCAGCTTTAAAACATGCACGACGTAAATTAGAAGTCGTACCTGCATCTAAACCAGATATATCTGCAAGATAAATATTTACATTATCCCCTAACTGCGCAGTTAAATCTTTAATTACTATTGATTTTTCTTCTCTTGTCATAATTTAAAATTTGAACTAGTCAGTAGCGAATCGCTTAGCATCTACCTCTACAGATGGACTCATTGTACTAGACATAAAAATACTCTTTATGTAAACACCTTTTGCCGTAGTAGGTTTAAGCTTTACTAATGTTGTTATTAATTCTCTTGCGTTTCCTGCAATCTTATCAGCATCAAAAGATGCCTTACCTACAGAAGCGTGGATGATACCAGTTTTATCAACTTTAAAGTCAATTTTACCAGCCTTCACATCAGATACTGCCTTTGCAATATCCATAGTCACTGTACCAGTCTTAGGGTTAGGCATTAAACCACGTGGTCCTAAGACACGTCCTAAAGGTCCTAATTTACCCATTACACTAGGCATTGTGATTATAACGTCTACATCTGTCCAACCACTTTTAATTTTCTCAAGGTACTCATCAAGTCCAACGTAATCTGCACCAGCCTCTTGAGCCTCTGCAGCCTTGTCTGGAGTAACAAGTGCAAGCACCTTTACATCCTTACCAGTACCGTGAGGTAATGTCACCACTCCACGAACCATTTGGTTTGCTTTACGAGGATCAACATTAAGACGTACAGCAATATCTACAGAAGGATCAAAGTTTACGTTACTTACTTCTTTAATTAAAGCAGAAGCATCAGCAAGACTGTAGGTTTGACCCGCTTCAATCTTCGTCTGATTTTCTTTTTGCTTTTTTGTTAATTTTGCCATTTTAATTTTGTTTTAAGCTATTAAGCTGGAGCATCTCCACCTTTAACCGTTATTCCCATTGAACGAGCTGTACCAGCCACCATCTTCATTGCACTATCAACTGTAAATGCATTTAAGTCAGGCATCTTGTCCTCTGCAATTGCACGTACTTGATCCCAAGTAACTTTTGCAACCTTCTTACGGTTAGGCTCACCAGAACCACTTTTAACTTTAGCTGCTTCCAATAATTGAACTGCTGCTGGAGGAGTCTTGATTACAAAATCAAAAGACTTATCCTTATAAACAGTAATTGCAACAGGAAGTACCTTACCAGCTTTATCTTGAGTCCTAGCATTAAACTGCTTACAGAACTCCATGATATTTACACCGGCTGCACCTAAAGCAGGTCCTACTGGTGGAGAAGGATTTGCAGCCCCTCCACGTACTTGTAACTTAACAACCTTACTTACTTCTTTTGCCATTTCTAAAAATTTAAACAGATTTGCTCATAATGTGGAAGCATAGAACAAAATCTAAAATATATTAATGTAACAATTAATTTCTTATACTTTTTCCACTTGCATATAGCTAAGCTCTAACGGAGTCTTCCTTCCAAAAATCTTCACCATCACCTCAAGCTTACGCTTTTCTTCGTTAACCTTCTCTACAGTACCATTAAACCCATTAAATGGACCATCAATCACCTTGATTGTCTCACCTATAGTAAATGGTATAGATATACTATCCTGCTTCACAGCAAGCTCATCTACCTTACCTAACATGCGATTAACCTCCGACTTACGCAAAGGAACAGGATCACCACCTTTAACCTCACCAAGAAAACCAATTACACCATTAATTGACTTAATGATGTGAGGAATCTCCCCACCAAGGTTAGCTTTTACCATTATATACCCAGGAAAATAAACACGCTCTTTATTAACCTTTTTTCCATTACGGATTTGGATAACTTTTTCAGTAGGCACTAACACCTCCTCTATACTATCCTCAAGATTTAAACGAGAAATTTCTTGCTCGATATACGCTTTAACCTTATTCTCTTGACCACTAACGGCCCTTACCACATACCACTGCTTTGTGCTGCTTGTCTTAGCCATCTTGTCTGAATTAATTTGTTCCAACTACTTTATCAAAATACAACTTAATCACATTACTAAAAACGGTATCAACACCCCAAATAGCCAATGAAAAAATTATTGAAAACACAGCAACCACAACCATAAGACGTTGCGCTTCTGGAAGCGGCGTCCACGTTACGTGGTTTCTAAGCTCATTATATGATTCTTGAACGTAATTAATTAATCCAGCCATAATAGTTATTTCTTTCTAAACAAACACTAAGCAAGCGCATCAGTGTTTTAATGTTTTCAAAATATAAATTAGCTCTAAAAATAAATCCTAAAGCTAATTTAAGTTGCACGGGATGAGAGACTCGAACTCACGACACCTGGTTTTGGAGACCAGTGCTCTACCAACTGAGCTAATCCCGTATACTTTAAGTTTTGAATCTCAAATTTCAAAAGCGAAATTATCGTTATTATTCAAAAACTTAGGATTTCAAAAGCAACGCTCTCGCGAAAACTAAACAGAACCCCTCTTAACAAAAGTCAAGGCGTCTTGCAAAACAAGACACCTTTCCTTTTTATCTATAGACTAGAAATTAATCTAATATTTCAGTTACCTGACCAGCACCTACAGTTCTACCACCTTCACGTACTGCAAAACGTAGTCCGATACTTAAAGCGATAGGCTGGATAAGCTCAACAGTAATTGTTAAGTTATCTCCAGGCATTACCATCTCAACTCCATCAGGAAGAGCGATGTTACCAGTTACATCAGTTGTACGTACGTAAAACTGTGGACGGTAGTTATTGTGGAATGGAGTGTGACGTCCACCTTCTTCTTTCTTAAGGATATAAACCTCAGCCTTAAACTTAGCGTGTGGTGTTACTGACCCTGGCTTAACAATTACCATACCTCTTGAAATCATTGATTTCTCAATACCTCTTAAAAGGATACCAGCGTTATCTCCAGCCTCACCTCTATCAAGGATCTGACGGAACATCTCAATACCAGTAATAGTAGATGTAAGTTTTTCTGCACCCATACCAATGATCTCAACAGGATCTCCAGTGTTTGCAATACCAGTTTCGATACGACCTGTAGCAACAGTTCCACGACCAGTAATAGAGAATACATCCTCTATAGGCATTAGGAAGTCTTTTTCAGTCTCACGTAATGGCTCTTCAATCCAAGCATCAACAGCAGCCATAAGCTCTAATACTGTATCAACCCACTTTTGCTCACCGTTCAATGCTCCAAGAGCAGAACCAGCAATTACAGGACCATTATCTCCGTCATACTCGTAAAAAGAAAGAAGATCTCTGATCTCCATCTCTACAAGCTCAAGTAATTCTTCATCATCAACCATATCCACTTTGTTCATGAATACAACGATACGAGGAATACCTACCTGACGACCAAGAAGGATGTGCTCACGTGTTTGTGGCATTGGCCCATCTGTTGCAGCAACAACAAGTATAGCACCGTCCATTTGAGCAGCACCAGTTACCATATTCTTTACATAATCGGCGTGACCTGGACAATCAACGTGTGCATAGTGACGGTTTTCCGTAGCATACTCAACGTGTGAAGAGTTTATTGTTATACCTCTTTCTTTTTCCTCAGGAGCATTATCAATTTGATCAAAAGCAGAAGCTTCTGAAAAACCCGCATCTGCCAATACTTTTGTAATCGCAGCTGTTAAAGTTGTTTTACCGTGATCTACGTGTCCGATAGTTCCAACATTTAAATGGGGTTTCGAACGATCGTATGTTTCCTTTGCCATAATGTAATTATTTAATCTTAGTTATTATTAGTGTACTAGTTTACTATTGATCGAATACCTTCTCATTTAAACACGAAAAGTGAGTGCGACCAGCACTCATTGTTATTATTTCTTTTTTTGAGCCAACGACGGGAATTGAACCCGTGGCCTCTTCCTTACCAAGGAAACGCTCTACCCCTGAGCTACGTCGGCTAGTAAATTTTACGCTTTCGCGAAAGCTCAACACCTCAAAGGTATTTAGAGCGGGAGACCAGGTTCGAACTGGCGACATTCAGCTTGGAAGGCTGACGCTCTACCAACTGAGCTACTCCCGCGTTTATAAACTCACCTTATATATAAATACAAAGTGAGATTAAAGGTGTGGGGAGAGCAGGATTCGAACCTGCGAAGTTAAAAACAACTGAGTTACAGTCAGTCCTCGTTGGCCGCTTGAGTATCTCCCCATTGTATTATCAAAATTCAGTGCGCAAAACTACGTATTAATTTTGAATAATAAAACAATATTTTAAAGAACTTTTTAACCTTTTTATTTTGGTTAAAAAAGAGCCGATGGAGGGACTCGAACCCACGACCTGCTGATTACAAATCAGCTGCTCTAGCCAGCTGAGCTACATCGGCTTTTTACTTACATACGACTCTCTAAAGAGACATAAAAAAGTCCGCTATTTCTAACGGACTGCGAAGATAACTAATTTTTATACTTATCCAATTTTTTTTCAAAAAAAAATTAAAAAAATTAAGATCTAATTTTCTCTTTCCTTTTCAAAAGCATCCTTTCCATAGACTGCACACATGTATCTGTGGCTTCTTCAAAAGATTTGGCCATTTTCTTTACAATAAACTCATCCCCTGGAACACTGATCAATAGCTCAACAATTTTATTATCCGGCTTCACATTAGGCTCTAATTTTAAGAACACATCTGCGTGAATTATCTTATCATAAAAATGCTCAAGCTTTCCCACTTTTTTTTCAATAAATTCAATGAGTTTTACATCTGCATCAAATTTTGGAGCTTCTACAGTTACTTTCATAAGATTATATATTTTTGGTTTATAATTCAAACACCTAATAAATAGTGTTTGCTTCTAATACGCCAGAAATCATTTTTTATTACGTGGGTGTGCTTTAGAGTAAACATCTTTGAGCGCTTGGACGCTATTGTGAGTATATACTTGCGTAGACGCAAGACTCGCGTGACCCAACAACTCTTTTACAATATTCAAGTCTGCACCCTGATTAAGCAAATGTGTCGCAAAAGAGTGCCTTAATATATGAGGACTCGTCTTTAACTTATCTGACGTCTCACTAAAATAACGATTAATTATCCTGTACACAAGGGTGCTATAGATTTTAGCACCTTTATTAGTAACCAAAAGAGCATCTACTCCATCATTAACTACAGAAGATCTAACAGCAGTGTACCTATTATAGGTATCAACAACACTAGAAAGTAATGGAACAACGCGCTCCTTATTACGCTTACCTATAACTTTTATGGTTTTTTGAGTTACATCAACACTACCCATCGTCAATCCAACAAGCTCTGCACGTCTCATTCCCGTCGCATACAACAGCTCAATAATCAACAAGTCCCGTAGCGTAACAAAATTATCAGCTTCTTTTAGTCGTTCAAAAACAGTACCCACCTCTAGCTCAGAGAATGGAATTTGCAACCTTTTGGGTGTTTTTAGAGACTTATGTTTAGCCAGCGGTGAAGCTTCAATGTCACCTATTTTAAGTAAAAACTTATAATATGCCTTTAAGGAGGATATTTTTCTATTGACCGTTCTATTGGAAACTCCATTATCCACAAGAGTCACAATCCAAGATCGGATTTGCACATAATGAATGTCTGCTAAATTACTTTGATCAAAAGTTATTTTGGCGAAAGCCAAAAACTCAACAACATCTTTCTCATATGCTACAACAGTATGCTGACTATAATTTTTCTCAAGGCTGAGATATTCTAGAAAGGATATCAATGACATAAGTGGTGGCTTATAAAATTTTAATGCAAATTTCTTTTATAAAATATACATAAAATAAAAAACCGTTGCACTGTAAAGATAAACTTTACAACACAACGGTTTTATATGATTGAGAGAGGTTTAATCTCCCTGTTAATCCAGATCATGCTTAGCATGACAACGGATTAATAAATGCTAGATATTCTCTGCATCTCTCATCCCTTGGATGTACGATGCTTTTTGAATCTCACGTCTTCTTACTACAGAAGGCTTTGTAAACTGCTTGCGCTCTCTAAGATTACGCATAGTCTTTGTGCGATCAAATTTACGCTTAAAACGTTTAAGCGCTCTATCTATATTTTCTCCGTCTTTTACTGGTATAATTAACATAGTGGGACCTCCTTTCTTTAAATTCTTATTCGGTTTTCAGGCTGCAAATATACGCTTTAAAAGTAACCCTACAACCCTATCCTTTAATTTTTTGAAATTTCTTCAGACTTAGGCTTATAAGTCTTCTTATCGATAACCATTTTTGCAATGATTTCGCGTAATATCTCTGAAGTACCTCCACCTATAGGCCCTAGTCTACTATCACGTAACATACGAGCAAGCGGATATTCTTCCATATAACCATAACCTCCTAGCATTTGTAAACAGTCATAAATTACTTCGTCTGCAATTTTTGTCGCAGTAAGTTTTGACATGGTTGCCTCTTTCACCACATATTCACCTTTATTAAGACGGTATGCTACAGTATAATTAAAAGCTTTTGACATCTCCACCTCTGCCTGACGCTCTGCAAGTTTATGACGCAATGCTTGAAACTTATCAATAGTAACTCCAAAGGCCATTCTCTCTTTCATGTAATCTAAGGCATACTCGATAGCATACTCTGCTCTCGCGTGAGCATTAATACCCATAATAAGACGCTCTGATGCAAAATGCTGCATAATGTAACCAAAACCTGCATTTTCTTCACCCATAAGGTTTGCTGCTGGCACCTTCACATTATCAAATGCGATCTCTCCAGTATCTGATGCTCTCCACCCTAGCTTATCAAGTTTTGTAGCACTTATACCAGGCATATCTCTATCTAAAAGAAAGATACTCATGCCCTTTCCTCCTAGCTCAGGAGCGGTTTTTGCCGCAACAATTAAATAATCTGAATATACACCGTTTGTGATAAAGGTTTTAGACCCATTAATCACGTAGTGATCCCCATCCTTTACAGCAGTGGTTCTCATTCCAGCCACATCACTTCCCCCAAAAGGTTCTGTAATACATAAACATCCTATTTTATCTCCAGCAATACTGGCTGTAAGATATTCAGACTTTATTCTTTCATCTCCCTCTACATTAAGGTGTGTCATTGCAAGGTAAGCGTGTGCCCATATTGCCGCTGCAAATCCTCCACTATTAATGCGCTGTAATTCTTCTAATAAAATTACAGTATAGAAAAAATCTAAGTTCATTCCTCCATATGCCTCAG
This window harbors:
- the rplJ gene encoding 50S ribosomal protein L10; the encoded protein is MTREEKSIVIKDLTAQLGDNVNIYLADISGLDAGTTSNLRRACFKAGVSLAVVKNTLLAKAMEASDKDFAELPNVLKGNTAIMFAETGNAPAKVIKEFRKKSEKPVLKGAFIEEAIYVGDDQLESLVNIKSREELIGDIVGLLQSPAKNVVSALKSSGGKLAGIIKTLSEKEG
- the rplA gene encoding 50S ribosomal protein L1 is translated as MAKLTKKQKENQTKIEAGQTYSLADASALIKEVSNVNFDPSVDIAVRLNVDPRKANQMVRGVVTLPHGTGKDVKVLALVTPDKAAEAQEAGADYVGLDEYLEKIKSGWTDVDVIITMPSVMGKLGPLGRVLGPRGLMPNPKTGTVTMDIAKAVSDVKAGKIDFKVDKTGIIHASVGKASFDADKIAGNARELITTLVKLKPTTAKGVYIKSIFMSSTMSPSVEVDAKRFATD
- the rplK gene encoding 50S ribosomal protein L11, which gives rise to MAKEVSKVVKLQVRGGAANPSPPVGPALGAAGVNIMEFCKQFNARTQDKAGKVLPVAITVYKDKSFDFVIKTPPAAVQLLEAAKVKSGSGEPNRKKVAKVTWDQVRAIAEDKMPDLNAFTVDSAMKMVAGTARSMGITVKGGDAPA
- the nusG gene encoding transcription termination/antitermination protein NusG — its product is MAKTSSTKQWYVVRAVSGQENKVKAYIEQEISRLNLEDSIEEVLVPTEKVIQIRNGKKVNKERVYFPGYIMVKANLGGEIPHIIKSINGVIGFLGEVKGGDPVPLRKSEVNRMLGKVDELAVKQDSISIPFTIGETIKVIDGPFNGFNGTVEKVNEEKRKLEVMVKIFGRKTPLELSYMQVEKV
- the secE gene encoding preprotein translocase subunit SecE, whose translation is MAGLINYVQESYNELRNHVTWTPLPEAQRLMVVVAVFSIIFSLAIWGVDTVFSNVIKLYFDKVVGTN
- the tuf gene encoding elongation factor Tu, with translation MAKETYDRSKPHLNVGTIGHVDHGKTTLTAAITKVLADAGFSEASAFDQIDNAPEEKERGITINSSHVEYATENRHYAHVDCPGHADYVKNMVTGAAQMDGAILVVAATDGPMPQTREHILLGRQVGIPRIVVFMNKVDMVDDEELLELVEMEIRDLLSFYEYDGDNGPVIAGSALGALNGEQKWVDTVLELMAAVDAWIEEPLRETEKDFLMPIEDVFSITGRGTVATGRIETGIANTGDPVEIIGMGAEKLTSTITGIEMFRQILDRGEAGDNAGILLRGIEKSMISRGMVIVKPGSVTPHAKFKAEVYILKKEEGGRHTPFHNNYRPQFYVRTTDVTGNIALPDGVEMVMPGDNLTITVELIQPIALSIGLRFAVREGGRTVGAGQVTEILD
- a CDS encoding HPF/RaiA family ribosome-associated protein, which encodes MKVTVEAPKFDADVKLIEFIEKKVGKLEHFYDKIIHADVFLKLEPNVKPDNKIVELLISVPGDEFIVKKMAKSFEEATDTCVQSMERMLLKRKEKIRS
- a CDS encoding tyrosine-type recombinase/integrase, whose protein sequence is MSLISFLEYLSLEKNYSQHTVVAYEKDVVEFLAFAKITFDQSNLADIHYVQIRSWIVTLVDNGVSNRTVNRKISSLKAYYKFLLKIGDIEASPLAKHKSLKTPKRLQIPFSELEVGTVFERLKEADNFVTLRDLLIIELLYATGMRRAELVGLTMGSVDVTQKTIKVIGKRNKERVVPLLSSVVDTYNRYTAVRSSVVNDGVDALLVTNKGAKIYSTLVYRIINRYFSETSDKLKTSPHILRHSFATHLLNQGADLNIVKELLGHASLASTQVYTHNSVQALKDVYSKAHPRNKK
- the rpsU gene encoding 30S ribosomal protein S21; the protein is MLIIPVKDGENIDRALKRFKRKFDRTKTMRNLRERKQFTKPSVVRRREIQKASYIQGMRDAENI
- a CDS encoding acyl-CoA dehydrogenase family protein; the encoded protein is MTDMYFTEEHNLFRASLRDFLKKEVVPHIDKWEKTGQIERFIWKKFGDMGFFGISYPEAYGGMNLDFFYTVILLEELQRINSGGFAAAIWAHAYLAMTHLNVEGDERIKSEYLTASIAGDKIGCLCITEPFGGSDVAGMRTTAVKDGDHYVINGSKTFITNGVYSDYLIVAAKTAPELGGKGMSIFLLDRDMPGISATKLDKLGWRASDTGEIAFDNVKVPAANLMGEENAGFGYIMQHFASERLIMGINAHARAEYAIEYALDYMKERMAFGVTIDKFQALRHKLAERQAEVEMSKAFNYTVAYRLNKGEYVVKEATMSKLTATKIADEVIYDCLQMLGGYGYMEEYPLARMLRDSRLGPIGGGTSEILREIIAKMVIDKKTYKPKSEEISKN